One window of the Catenulispora sp. MAP5-51 genome contains the following:
- a CDS encoding phosphotransferase family protein, with translation MSEPSRNAEAGPDATRPQTSTRDPEALRAALEPWLSRRTGGSAVGISDVRTPQTNGMSSETLLFDAHWTSPDGRAQFSQCVARLAPASDAMPIFPEYRMRDQFTVMALVGERTAVPVPRTLWYESDPEVLGAEFFVMERVEGLVPPDILPYTFGDNWLFEATDDQRRVLRNTTVAALARIHAIPVTAAEVTFLGDLGADGDTALRAHVEGWRAYNAWAHGAQPIPILEKAFAWLDAHWPAAVDTPVLSWGDARIGNIMYRDFAPAAVLDWEMAGIAPREVDLGWLVFLHRFFQDLAEFFGLPGLPDFLSFGDVAEEYTALTGYRVRDREFYEVYAALRHGIVMARVNQRRVRFGEQEAPAEPDGLVNHAATLEHMLDGTYWSSSENGG, from the coding sequence GTGAGCGAACCGAGCAGGAACGCCGAAGCCGGACCGGATGCCACCCGGCCCCAGACCAGCACCCGCGACCCCGAGGCACTGCGGGCCGCCCTCGAACCCTGGCTGTCCCGCCGGACCGGCGGTTCGGCTGTCGGGATATCGGATGTCCGAACACCTCAGACCAACGGGATGTCCTCCGAGACGTTGTTGTTCGACGCCCACTGGACCTCCCCCGACGGCCGGGCGCAGTTCTCCCAATGCGTCGCGCGCCTGGCGCCCGCTTCCGACGCCATGCCCATCTTCCCCGAATACCGGATGCGGGATCAGTTCACTGTCATGGCGTTGGTCGGCGAACGCACGGCGGTTCCGGTGCCCCGGACTCTTTGGTACGAATCCGACCCGGAAGTCCTCGGCGCGGAGTTCTTCGTGATGGAGCGCGTCGAGGGCCTGGTGCCGCCGGACATCCTGCCCTACACCTTCGGCGACAACTGGCTCTTCGAGGCCACCGACGACCAGCGGCGGGTCCTGCGGAACACGACCGTCGCCGCCCTGGCGCGCATCCACGCCATCCCCGTGACAGCCGCGGAGGTCACCTTTCTGGGTGATCTCGGAGCGGACGGCGACACCGCGCTCCGCGCCCACGTCGAGGGCTGGCGCGCGTACAACGCCTGGGCCCACGGCGCGCAGCCGATCCCGATCCTGGAGAAGGCGTTCGCCTGGCTCGACGCGCACTGGCCGGCCGCCGTCGACACCCCGGTCCTGAGTTGGGGCGACGCCCGCATCGGCAACATCATGTACCGGGACTTCGCCCCGGCGGCGGTCCTGGACTGGGAGATGGCCGGGATCGCGCCCCGCGAGGTGGACCTCGGCTGGCTCGTCTTCCTCCACCGGTTCTTCCAGGACCTCGCGGAGTTCTTCGGCCTGCCCGGGCTGCCGGACTTCCTGTCCTTCGGCGACGTGGCCGAGGAGTACACCGCGCTCACCGGCTACCGCGTCCGCGATCGGGAGTTCTACGAGGTGTACGCCGCGCTGCGGCACGGGATCGTGATGGCCCGGGTGAACCAGCGCCGCGTCCGGTTCGGAGAGCAGGAGGCCCCGGCCGAACCGGACGGACTGGTGAACCACGCCGCGACGCTCGAGCACATGCTCGACGGGACCTACTGGTCCTCGAGCGAGAACGGCGGGTAG
- a CDS encoding NADH-quinone oxidoreductase subunit A — protein sequence MNSYAPILVLGGLAAGFAVFSVVSGMLTGPKRYNRAKLEAYECGIEPTPQPVGGGRFPVKYYLTAMLFIIFDIEIVFLYPWAVRFDSLGWFGLVEMVFFILTVFVAYAYVWRRGGLEWD from the coding sequence ATGAACAGTTACGCGCCGATTCTGGTGCTCGGCGGCCTGGCCGCCGGGTTCGCCGTGTTCTCGGTGGTGTCGGGGATGCTCACCGGACCGAAGCGGTACAACCGCGCCAAGCTGGAGGCCTACGAGTGCGGCATCGAGCCCACTCCGCAGCCGGTCGGCGGCGGCCGCTTCCCGGTGAAGTACTACCTGACCGCCATGCTCTTCATCATCTTCGACATCGAAATCGTGTTCCTGTACCCGTGGGCGGTGCGGTTCGACTCTCTGGGCTGGTTCGGCCTGGTCGAGATGGTGTTCTTCATCCTCACCGTCTTCGTCGCCTACGCCTACGTGTGGCGTCGCGGCGGATTGGAATGGGACTGA
- a CDS encoding NADH-quinone oxidoreductase subunit B family protein, which yields MGLEEKLPAGFLLTTVEGLAGYMRKSSVWPATFGLACCAIEMMATGAGRYDLARFGMERFSATPRQADLMIVAGRVSQKMAPVLRQVYDQMANPKWVIAMGVCASSGGMFNNYAIVQGVDHIVPVDIYLPGCPPRPEMLLDAILKLHEQIQSMPLGVNRKKAAEEAEKAAMNAKPTILMEGLLR from the coding sequence ATGGGCCTGGAAGAGAAACTGCCCGCAGGATTCCTCCTCACGACGGTGGAGGGCCTGGCGGGCTATATGCGCAAGTCGTCGGTCTGGCCGGCGACGTTCGGCTTGGCCTGCTGTGCCATCGAGATGATGGCCACCGGCGCCGGACGCTATGACCTGGCGCGCTTCGGCATGGAGCGGTTCTCCGCCACGCCGCGGCAGGCGGACCTGATGATCGTGGCGGGCCGGGTGAGCCAGAAGATGGCCCCGGTCCTGCGCCAGGTCTACGACCAGATGGCGAACCCCAAGTGGGTCATCGCGATGGGCGTGTGCGCCTCCAGCGGCGGCATGTTCAACAACTACGCGATCGTGCAGGGCGTGGACCACATCGTGCCGGTCGACATCTACCTGCCGGGCTGCCCGCCCCGCCCGGAGATGCTGCTGGACGCGATCTTGAAGCTCCACGAGCAGATCCAGAGCATGCCGCTGGGCGTGAACCGTAAGAAGGCCGCGGAAGAGGCCGAGAAGGCCGCGATGAACGCCAAGCCGACGATCCTGATGGAAGGGCTCCTTCGGTGA
- a CDS encoding NADH-quinone oxidoreductase subunit C, whose amino-acid sequence MTENVPAVPEQGADSDSPGGELIATRKGMFGARNGGDTSGYGGLVRRIELPGAGERPLGGYFDVIADELEGALEEQGLPLEAVSGYVVYRGQLTIHVPREHLVPVAKTLRDDPALRFEMCLGVTGVHFPEEAGRELHSVTGLLSITHNRRIRLETTAPDVDPHMPSLYEVYPTVDWHERETYDMFGIIYDGHPGLTRILMPDDWLGHPQRKDYPLGGIPVEFKGAQIPAPDQRRAYS is encoded by the coding sequence GTGACCGAAAACGTACCCGCGGTCCCGGAACAGGGTGCTGACTCCGACTCCCCGGGTGGCGAGCTGATCGCCACCCGCAAAGGCATGTTCGGGGCCCGCAACGGCGGAGACACCTCCGGCTACGGCGGCCTGGTCCGCCGGATCGAGCTGCCCGGGGCCGGCGAGCGCCCCCTCGGCGGCTACTTCGACGTCATCGCCGACGAGCTCGAGGGCGCGCTGGAGGAGCAGGGCCTGCCCCTGGAGGCCGTCAGCGGCTACGTGGTCTACCGCGGCCAGCTGACCATCCACGTGCCGCGCGAGCACCTCGTCCCGGTCGCCAAGACCCTGCGCGACGACCCCGCGCTGCGCTTCGAGATGTGCCTGGGCGTCACCGGCGTGCACTTCCCCGAGGAGGCCGGCCGCGAGCTGCACAGCGTCACCGGACTGCTGAGCATCACGCACAACCGCCGGATCCGCCTGGAGACCACCGCTCCGGACGTCGACCCGCACATGCCCTCGCTCTACGAGGTCTACCCGACGGTCGACTGGCACGAGCGCGAGACGTACGACATGTTCGGCATCATCTACGACGGCCACCCCGGCCTGACCAGGATCCTGATGCCGGACGACTGGCTGGGGCACCCCCAGCGCAAGGACTACCCGCTCGGCGGCATCCCCGTCGAGTTCAAGGGCGCGCAGATCCCGGCTCCGGACCAGCGGAGGGCCTACTCATGA
- a CDS encoding NADH-quinone oxidoreductase subunit D, with translation MTVIDETGESVYDSDSEGRAFTVSGGDWDEILSGLQESPEERIVVNMGPQHPSTHGVLRLILEIDGETVTEARCGIGYLHTGIEKNTEFRTWVQGTTFVTRMDYLTPLFNETAYCLAVENALDIEDQIPERASVIRVLMMELNRISSHLVCLATGGMEMGALTMMTAGFREREETLDLFEFITGLRMNHAYIRPGGVVQDLPPGAVDKIGSYIKLMRKRFPDYAKLCNENPIFKGRTEGVGHLDLAGCMALGITGPTLRATGLPHDLRKSEPYCGYETYDFEVATWDTSDSYGRYRVRLAEMYESLNIVEQCLERIQRTQGQPVMVADRKIAWPAQLALGSDGMGNSLDHIRHIMGDSMEALIHHFKLVTEGFHVPAGQTYAAVESAKGELGVHVVSDGGTRPYRVHFRDPSFTNLQATAAMCEGGQLADVIVAIASLDPVMGGVDR, from the coding sequence ATGACCGTCATCGACGAGACGGGCGAGTCCGTCTACGACAGCGACAGCGAGGGCCGTGCCTTCACCGTCTCCGGCGGCGACTGGGACGAGATCCTCTCCGGGCTTCAGGAAAGCCCGGAGGAACGCATCGTCGTCAACATGGGGCCGCAGCACCCTTCCACGCACGGGGTGCTCCGCCTGATCCTGGAGATCGACGGCGAGACGGTGACCGAGGCCCGCTGCGGCATCGGCTACCTGCACACCGGCATCGAGAAGAACACCGAGTTCCGCACCTGGGTGCAGGGCACGACCTTCGTGACCCGCATGGACTACCTGACCCCGCTGTTCAACGAGACGGCGTACTGCCTGGCGGTCGAGAACGCGCTGGACATCGAGGACCAGATCCCCGAGCGGGCCAGTGTCATCCGGGTCCTGATGATGGAGCTCAACCGGATCTCCAGCCACCTGGTGTGCCTTGCCACCGGCGGCATGGAGATGGGCGCGCTGACGATGATGACCGCGGGCTTCCGCGAGCGCGAGGAGACGCTGGACCTCTTCGAGTTCATCACCGGCCTGCGCATGAACCACGCGTACATCCGCCCCGGCGGCGTCGTGCAGGATCTGCCGCCCGGCGCGGTGGACAAGATCGGCAGCTACATCAAGCTGATGCGCAAGCGGTTCCCGGACTACGCCAAGCTGTGCAACGAGAACCCGATCTTCAAGGGCCGCACCGAGGGCGTGGGCCACCTGGACCTGGCCGGCTGCATGGCGCTGGGCATCACCGGCCCGACGCTGCGCGCCACCGGCCTTCCGCACGACCTGCGCAAGTCCGAGCCCTACTGCGGGTACGAGACCTACGACTTCGAGGTCGCGACCTGGGACACCTCCGACTCCTACGGCCGCTACCGGGTCCGCCTGGCCGAGATGTACGAGTCGCTGAACATCGTCGAGCAGTGCCTGGAGCGCATCCAGCGCACGCAGGGCCAGCCGGTCATGGTCGCCGACCGGAAGATCGCCTGGCCGGCGCAGCTGGCGCTGGGCAGCGACGGCATGGGCAACAGCCTGGACCACATCCGGCACATCATGGGCGACTCCATGGAGGCCCTGATCCACCACTTCAAGCTGGTGACCGAGGGCTTCCACGTCCCGGCCGGCCAGACCTACGCGGCGGTGGAGTCGGCGAAGGGCGAGCTGGGCGTGCACGTCGTCTCCGACGGCGGCACCCGGCCCTACCGGGTCCACTTCCGCGACCCGTCCTTCACGAACCTGCAGGCGACCGCGGCGATGTGCGAGGGCGGCCAGCTGGCCGACGTCATCGTCGCCATCGCCTCTCTGGACCCGGTTATGGGTGGAGTGGACCGTTGA